Proteins from a single region of Candidatus Rokuibacteriota bacterium:
- a CDS encoding DUF2029 domain-containing protein produces MTATSVTARRVAALLAGAGLVAACAALARVPDLAGAPVTFLLLYAGAFASYALGAWLLHAARGRAALLLVLGVAGAARLALLPAAPTLSTDAYRYVWDARVARAGISPYAYPPEAPEVGHLRDAEIYPRLNHPTWRTIYPPGAQALFRAVHWLRPDSVLAMKIALGLIEAIGVAALIGMLGALGVSRTRAVIYAWNPLVLLEGWGSAHLDATVVAAVVGAIWAQAAGRHALAGGLLGAGTLLKLYPAALLPLLMGPGALAALGAFAAVLALGYAPAAGGGLSVLGSLPRYLSEEYFNPGLLRTLVDVPGLSVGALAAWVFWQGTRRREAPLPARALPVIGGYLLLSPNLFPWYALWLVPVLAAVPSLPWIAFTGTVAMAYTFFLEEPWAIPWWARVAEAVPLLAGAACWLHRLRPAAALAERSP; encoded by the coding sequence GTGACGGCCACCAGCGTGACGGCGAGACGGGTGGCGGCGCTCCTGGCCGGCGCAGGACTCGTGGCCGCCTGCGCGGCGCTGGCCCGCGTGCCCGATCTCGCCGGGGCGCCCGTGACCTTCCTGCTGCTCTACGCCGGCGCCTTCGCCAGCTATGCGCTCGGCGCCTGGCTGCTCCACGCTGCGCGTGGGCGGGCCGCGCTGCTGCTGGTCCTGGGCGTGGCGGGCGCGGCGCGCCTGGCGCTGCTGCCGGCGGCGCCCACCCTCTCGACGGACGCCTACCGGTATGTCTGGGACGCGCGCGTCGCCCGCGCCGGGATCAGCCCCTATGCCTATCCGCCAGAGGCGCCCGAGGTGGGCCACCTGCGAGATGCCGAGATCTATCCGCGGCTCAACCACCCCACGTGGCGCACCATCTATCCGCCCGGCGCCCAGGCCCTCTTTCGGGCCGTCCACTGGCTCCGGCCCGACAGCGTGCTGGCGATGAAGATCGCCCTCGGGCTCATCGAGGCCATCGGCGTCGCGGCCCTGATCGGGATGCTGGGAGCGCTCGGCGTATCCCGAACGCGGGCAGTCATTTACGCCTGGAACCCTCTGGTCCTACTCGAGGGGTGGGGGAGCGCCCACCTGGACGCGACGGTGGTGGCGGCCGTCGTGGGCGCGATCTGGGCCCAGGCGGCCGGGCGGCACGCCCTCGCAGGTGGACTCCTCGGGGCGGGCACGCTGCTCAAGCTCTACCCGGCCGCGCTGCTCCCGCTCCTCATGGGCCCGGGCGCCCTCGCGGCGCTCGGGGCCTTCGCGGCGGTGCTGGCGCTGGGGTATGCGCCGGCAGCCGGCGGCGGGCTGTCGGTCCTGGGCTCGTTGCCTCGCTACCTCAGCGAGGAGTACTTCAATCCAGGCCTCCTCCGCACGCTGGTGGATGTTCCCGGCCTCAGCGTGGGGGCGCTCGCCGCCTGGGTGTTCTGGCAGGGCACGCGCCGGCGCGAGGCGCCGCTGCCGGCGCGGGCGCTCCCCGTCATCGGCGGCTATCTGCTGCTGTCGCCGAATCTGTTTCCCTGGTACGCGCTCTGGCTCGTTCCCGTCCTCGCCGCCGTGCCCTCATTGCCGTGGATCGCCTTCACCGGCACCGTGGCCATGGCCTACACCTTCTTCCTCGAGGAGCCCTGGGCCATTCCCTGGTGGGCGCGGGTGGCCGAGGCGGTGCCGCTCCTGGCGGGAGCCGCCTGCTGGCTCCATCGCCTCCGGCCCGCGGCGGCCCTCGCGGAGCGCTCGCCATGA